Proteins encoded within one genomic window of Callithrix jacchus isolate 240 chromosome 11, calJac240_pri, whole genome shotgun sequence:
- the LOC100392947 gene encoding protein CFAP144P1 has translation MAGRPKERVVTDEVLQNQILRELYLKELRTQKLFTQYHVNPLRKFHGFTRKPMSWHDNLEEPADARFLNLIHHAAQGPRKKYPEAQTENQEIGWDSEPLIDPERSDHRLNHFRVYNDITLYKAKMWSLGEDDRHK, from the coding sequence ATGGCGGGGCGCCCGAAGGAGAGGGTGGTCACAGATGAGGTCCTTCAGAACCAGATCTTGCGGGAGCTGTACCTCAAAGAGTTGCGAACCCAGAAACTCTTCACGCAGTACCATGTGAATCCGCTGCGCAAGTTTCACGGGTTTACGAGGAAGCCCATGTCTTGGCATGATAACCTGGAAGAACCTGCAGATGCCAGGTTTCTGAATCTCATTCACCACGCTGCCCAGGGGCCAAGGAAGAAGTACCCAGAGGCGCAGACTGAAAACCAGGAAATTGGGTGGGACTCAGAGCCCTTGATCGACCCAGAACGCAGTGACCACAGGCTGAACCACTTCAGGGTCTACAATGACATCACTCTGTACAAAGCTAAAATGTGGAGCTTGGGAGAAGATGATCGCCATAAGTAG